Below is a window of Pseudodesulfovibrio sp. 5S69 DNA.
GGCATCCTTCTCAAGGATCTTGCGGGCCTCTGCGATGGACTCGTCCAACCGGTTCTGCTGCAGGAGAATGACGGAAATCATCTCCCGGGCCTGGACATAGTCCTCCGCGCGGTCCACCGCCAGCCGAAGATGGCTGATGGCCGTCTCCAGATCGCCCACGGCGTAGTAACTCAAGCCAAGGAAGAACTCCGAATCGACGTCGGGCCGTATGGACAAGGCCCTGTGATAGGCGTTGATAGCCTCCCGATAGTTCTGCTGCAGATACATGGACAAGCCGATGATCTTGTCGCTGTAAGGCATCTTGGGAGCCATGGCCTTGAGTTCCTGGGCCAATTGGTCAGCCTTGTCGAACTTCTTTTCCTCCAACAGGGCCTGGGCCTTGATGTATTTGGCATACAAATCATGGGGGTAGGCATCGCTGATGGCGGTGAACGTCTGGCGGTAGGCCTTCTTATCCTTCTGCTCCAATTCGCGGGATGCCTTGAAATAGAGGGCGGAGCGGTTGGTCGGATCCTTGGCCAATATCTCTGCGATGGCCTTGTCCGCGGCATCCATCTGGCCCCGGCTCCTGTAGACCGTGGCCATACCGATGCGCCCTTCATAGCGATCAGGGGCCATCTGGAGCGCCTTGCGGAACCACTCCTCGGCCTGCTTGTCCTTTCCATCCTCGAGCAAGAGCTGTCCATAGAGCAACGCGCCGTCCACGGAATCCGCATGATCCGAACAATAGGCACTGATATACTCCAACGCCTTGGGCCGGTTCTTGGAAAAACGCTCCAGGCGGGCCAGATCGTAATTCAGTTCCTTGTCGTAAGGATTCTGGAGCTGGTATTTCTCGAAATTCTTGCGGGCCTGGTCCAGCTTCCCGGTGGCCAGGTACGACTTGGCCAGGCCAAGCCGGGCCTTCAACTCATTGGGATGCTCGTCGAGGATCGTCTTATAGATAACAATGGCGCCGGAATAGTTGCCATCGGTCCGGTACTGCTCACCCTCGTTCAGCATGCTGGTGACGTCGCTTTTCCCGCAGCCGGCGAGAACTATCAGGACCAAGATCAGGTATATAAAATTCCTCAGCTTCACGGCAACCTCCCAAAACGGTTCTTCGTGCTCCAGGCGAGGCTATCTAGCTAGAATCATGCCAGTAGCATTTACAGAATTAAATACAAATTAAAACAAATGGTTAAATATATTATCCCCATTCAGAAAATAAAATTCCGTATGAATGAGTCCGGTAAATACAGACTTTTCATCCCTTGCTCAATACGGTTTTGGGAGACAGCAAATTGTCTAAAAAAAGACGAGTAACAATCTAAAAAATAATCTTGAAACTTTTCCACAGGGGGAATCTTTTTTTTCAGAAGCGTACGATTGTTTTTACCGGATTAGCATCTTGGTCTATCAATCATCAGCGTTTAGATAGACTTGATCTATTCATAGATTCCACTCTGTCTGATTATGAATTAAAACCAAATTATCTCGATATGATATATTATGGAAAACACTACTGTCCGATTTTCCCGGACCAAATGACGGCGCTATTCCGGACACAATGCGAGGGCCGGGGATCGGACACGGCCGCATCCCCCCTGCCAACCATTATTTTGCACAAACGTCATGGATGCCGAAACATACGGTGGATGGCATCTTTCCGGTTGGCACCCTGGCTCTAAATTTGCTATTTGATATAGTCATCAACGAGAACAACCAAACCACAATGATTACAACCATAGCCTGCCAGAACCTCCTTCACGACAAGCTCCGCCTGGTCGTCACTCTGACCGGGATCGTCTTTTCCGTGGTCCTGATCACCATCCAGGTGGGCCTCTTTCTTGGGTTCACCACGACCATCTCGTCGGTCATCGACAATTCCGGTGCCGACGTCTGGGTCACCTCGCCCGGTGTCAAGAATTTCGACATCGCCCTGCCGCTCAAGGAAAGCAAGTATTACGACACGTTATCAACTCCTGGCGTGGCCTCGGCCGCCAAGTTCATCACGCAGTTCGCCAACTGGAAAAAGCCGGACGGCGGCCAGGAATCGATTCAAATTATCGGGTTCGAGCCGGCCAAGGGAATGGGTGGCCCCTGGGGCCTGAAGGTCGGGTCCACCGACCTCCTGGACCTGCGCGACGGGATCATCCCTGACCAGCTCTACGCGGACAAACTCGGTATATCCAAACAGGGAACGGTCGCGGAGATCAACGACAAGCGGGTCCGCGTGGTCGGGTTCAGCCAAGGCATCCGCTCCTTCACCACCTCGCCCTTCGTCTTTGCCAACCTGGATACGGCATGGAAGGTTTCGAGTCTCAAACCGGGTGAATTCACTTATATTCTGGTGCGAGCGGACAAGGGCGTCTCGCCCGAGGCCTTGCGCGACTCCATCCGTCGGCACGTCCAGGGAGTAGACGTATACACCACCAAGGAATTCAGTTGGAAGACCCAGCGTTACTGGATGTTCAATACCGGCGCAGGCACGGGCATCCTCATCGCCGCCTTTCTCGGCCTGGTTGTCGGCATGGTCATCGTGGCCCAGACTCTGTACGCCACCACCCTGGACCACATCTCGGAGTTCGCCACCCTCAAGGCCATGGGCGCGCCCAATTCCTATATATACGGCATCCTGCTCACCCAGGCATCCCTGAGCGCCCTGCTCGGCTACGGGTTCGGCATCGCCATCTCAATCATTGTTTCCCGGTTCAGCAATTTTTCGGCAACGGCCATTGTCATCCCCCCCCTGCTGGGTGGGGGCATGTTCTTCCTGACATTGTTCATGTGCGTCAGCTCGGCGGTTATCTCCATCCGCAAGGTCATGACGCTCGACCCGATCCTGGTCTTCAAGGGGCGGTAGGATGACGGCGAAAACAGCCATCGTGCTCAAGGACATCTCCAAGGCATACGGCCCGGCCAACAACCGGGAGTACGCCCTGCGCAGCGCCACCCTGGACGTGCTCCGGGGAGAGCTGCTCATGCTCATGGGCCCGTCCGGCAGCGGCAAGACCACCCTGCTCTCCATCATGGGCTGCATCCTCAAGCCTACTTCCGGCTTTATCTCCGTGGCGGGCCGCGACGTCGCCAACCTGTCCGAACGTGCACTGGGCAGGATCCGCCTCGACAACATCGGCTACATCTTTCAGGAATACAACCTGTTCCCGACCCTCAACGTCCTCGAAAACGTCATGGTCGCCCTGGACCTGCGCGGCTACACCCGACGCCGGGCCAGAGACACGGCCATGAAGACTCTGGCCGACGTGGGACTGGACGACAAGGCCCACGTCAAGCCCTCGACCATGAGCGGCGGGCAAAAGCAGAGGCTGGCCATTGCCCGCGCCCTGGCCGGATCGCCGCAGGTTATCCTTGCCGACGAGCCCACGGCCGCCCTGGACTCGGTCAACGGCCACCAGGTTATGGAACTGATGCACTCCCTGGCCAAGAAGGGCGATTGTGCCGTGGTCGTTGTCACCCATGACCCGAGAACCGTGGGATTCGCCGACCGCATCGTGACCATCGAGGACGGCCTGCTTCACCCACAGCCCCTGGACGGGGCAAAGGCTCCAGAGAGGAAACCATGAAAATCGTACTGCTGCTCCTGGCCATCACCATCGGCGCCGCGGTCTATGTGGTCCAGGCATCGCCGCAATGGCTGTCGGACTACCTGCCCGACGTCGGCACCTCCACCGAGAATATGGCCGCGACTCCACCGCTCAGCGACCGCTCCCCGTGGGTGGCGGCATACGGCCGCGTCGAACCGGCCACCGAGGAGCGCGACCTCGCCTTCGAGATCAGCGGGGTGATCGAATCCGTGGTGGTTGAAGAGGACGAGCATATCACCAAGGGGCAACCCCTGGCCTATCTCCGCGATGCACAGTATGTGGCGCACCTGGCTACGGCCAAGGCCAACGCCCAGGCCAAAAAGGCCTACTACGACAAACTGGTGGCCGGGGCGCGCAAGGAGGAAAAGAGCGAGGCACAATCCGTGGTCCAACGGACCCGATCGGTCATGATCAACGCCCGCAACGAGATGAACCGACGCAAGGAACTGCTCGCCAAGAACCTCATCGCCAAGGAAGAGGTGGACCGGGCGACCAAGGACTTTCTGGTGGCCGAAAAGCAGCACGAAGAGGCTGTGCAACGCATGCTCATCACCGAGAACCAGTCGCGCAAGGAGGACATCCTCATGGCCTGGGCCGAGTATCAGGCTGCGGTGCAGAGCGCCCTGGAAGCCGAGGCCCAGCTCGACCAGACCGTGCTCCGCTCGCCCATTGACGGCATCGTCCTGCGGCGGCACCGGCTGCCGGGCGAACACGTCTCGGTCTTCGTGGAGACCCCGGTCATGACCGTGGCCGACGTCAGCAAGTTCAACGTCCGGGCCGAGCTGGACCAAAAATTCGTCACCTATGTCCATGCGGGACAGGAGGCCTTCTTCACCAGCGAGGCCTTTGGCGACGAACGGATCAAGGGCCGGGTGCTGCGCAAGGCGGGCACCATGCAGCTGACCGAGATACCGCCCCGGACCCCCGGCGAAAAGGTGGACAAGATCGTGCTCGAAGTCCTTGTCGAGCTGGAACCCAGGGAAGGCATGGTCACGGGGCTGACCGGCGATGTCTTCATCCTGACGGACAAGGCCGCCGGCTCCGAATTCAACTCCATCGTCAACGGCCAGCCTTGAGGTTCCCATGACGCCGCTCATCGACCGCATCCTCCCATTCTGCCTGTACATGGCCTTTGTCGCGGTCCCGGAAATCGGGAGCCGGTCGGGGTTGTTCGAGATCTCCGCCCACACGGCGGCCGCCCTCTACCCGCTCAAGATCGGCCTGGTCGGCCTGAGCCTGCTCTGGCTGTGGAAGCGCTACGACGAACTGCGCTGGTCGGAACTCGCCCGCACCCGCGACACGCTCTTGAGCCTCGGCCTGGGCGCGGCCGTGTTTCTCCTGTGGATCAACCTCGACCTGCCCTTCGCCACCATGGGCGCCTCCCAGGGATTCGACCCCAACCAGTTCGGGGGATTGCGGCTGCCCATGATCGCCGTCCGGCTGTTCGGCGCTGCCGTGATCGTGCCGGTCATGGAGGAACTCTTCTGGCGCTCCTTCCTGACCCGCTACCTGGTGGACAAGAATTTTACCGCGGTCCGGCACGGCACCTTCACCCTCTTCACCTTCACGGCCACGGCCGTCCTGTTCGGCCTCGAACATCACCTGTGGCTGGCGGGCATCCTGGCCGGTGCGGCCTATAACTATATATATATGCGCACCGGCAGCGTCGTGCAGTGCGTCGTGTCCCACGGACTGACCAATCTCCTCCTCGGCGGCTACGTCCTCGTCACCGGCCGGTGGCTGTTCTGGTAACTGTCAAGTGTACCGAATATTCCGTCGGGATATCTTACAGTCTATGGCGAGTCCGTAAGTTTTAGAATTAAAAACTCAATGAAATCAAGGAAAAACAATTTGGCACACCCCTTGCTACCATGTAGGGAAACGCACACCTTTATGGAGGCAACGACTATGAAGAGACTTACTGCAATTTTCGCGACTTTGGCCCTGACGCTGATGCTCACCAGCGTCGCTCAAGCAAACTTCCTGGGCATGGACAGCGGCGACTCCACCTACCTGTGGAACTTCAGCATGTCCCAGCAGATTACCAACGGAAGCGGTGCCCAGTACGCAAACATCGACACCAGCAGCCCCGGCGCCGCCATTGCGGGCATTCAGGCTAATCTTGATGCCGGTAACGCCATGTATCTCTGGGGTGTTTACGACGTCAACCAAGTATCGGATACCGGCGTGGATCCGGCCACATATAACTGGGTGAAGACCGCGGATACTCCGCAATCCGTGACGGGTGTTTTCTGGGGCCTGAGGATCGCGCGTGTCGAATACGAGGGTGCTACCCCTACCGCCCTGTTGTTCACGGGTGGTCACAGCGCTCTCTACTCCGGTGGTACGGTAAACGCAGCTTTTGCCGCTCCCGGCGCGGATTTCGACATGACGGACGGTAATCTCAACCTCTCCTGGTTTGAAACCTTCTATGGCACCTCCCGGGCCTTGGGCGAACAGTTTGCCACCTTCGACTTCGACGAAGGCATTCTGCCCGGTTACACTCAGCTTGCCCAGTTCTCCGGCGGCACGAGCGCGACTCAGTCTCAGGGTACGTTCTTCGGTAGCGTGACTTCCAACAACAACTTCAGCGAGCTCATCGACTCCAACGCTTACAACAATGGTGAGTCTGACATCTACGGCGCCGTCAACGTCCAGTCCGGCACCGGCGGTTGGGATTTCGCCGCCCAGTCCGGCGAATTGA
It encodes the following:
- a CDS encoding ABC transporter permease, with amino-acid sequence MITTIACQNLLHDKLRLVVTLTGIVFSVVLITIQVGLFLGFTTTISSVIDNSGADVWVTSPGVKNFDIALPLKESKYYDTLSTPGVASAAKFITQFANWKKPDGGQESIQIIGFEPAKGMGGPWGLKVGSTDLLDLRDGIIPDQLYADKLGISKQGTVAEINDKRVRVVGFSQGIRSFTTSPFVFANLDTAWKVSSLKPGEFTYILVRADKGVSPEALRDSIRRHVQGVDVYTTKEFSWKTQRYWMFNTGAGTGILIAAFLGLVVGMVIVAQTLYATTLDHISEFATLKAMGAPNSYIYGILLTQASLSALLGYGFGIAISIIVSRFSNFSATAIVIPPLLGGGMFFLTLFMCVSSAVISIRKVMTLDPILVFKGR
- a CDS encoding ABC transporter ATP-binding protein, with protein sequence MTAKTAIVLKDISKAYGPANNREYALRSATLDVLRGELLMLMGPSGSGKTTLLSIMGCILKPTSGFISVAGRDVANLSERALGRIRLDNIGYIFQEYNLFPTLNVLENVMVALDLRGYTRRRARDTAMKTLADVGLDDKAHVKPSTMSGGQKQRLAIARALAGSPQVILADEPTAALDSVNGHQVMELMHSLAKKGDCAVVVVTHDPRTVGFADRIVTIEDGLLHPQPLDGAKAPERKP
- a CDS encoding HlyD family secretion protein — protein: MKIVLLLLAITIGAAVYVVQASPQWLSDYLPDVGTSTENMAATPPLSDRSPWVAAYGRVEPATEERDLAFEISGVIESVVVEEDEHITKGQPLAYLRDAQYVAHLATAKANAQAKKAYYDKLVAGARKEEKSEAQSVVQRTRSVMINARNEMNRRKELLAKNLIAKEEVDRATKDFLVAEKQHEEAVQRMLITENQSRKEDILMAWAEYQAAVQSALEAEAQLDQTVLRSPIDGIVLRRHRLPGEHVSVFVETPVMTVADVSKFNVRAELDQKFVTYVHAGQEAFFTSEAFGDERIKGRVLRKAGTMQLTEIPPRTPGEKVDKIVLEVLVELEPREGMVTGLTGDVFILTDKAAGSEFNSIVNGQP
- a CDS encoding CAAX prenyl protease-related protein; translated protein: MTPLIDRILPFCLYMAFVAVPEIGSRSGLFEISAHTAAALYPLKIGLVGLSLLWLWKRYDELRWSELARTRDTLLSLGLGAAVFLLWINLDLPFATMGASQGFDPNQFGGLRLPMIAVRLFGAAVIVPVMEELFWRSFLTRYLVDKNFTAVRHGTFTLFTFTATAVLFGLEHHLWLAGILAGAAYNYIYMRTGSVVQCVVSHGLTNLLLGGYVLVTGRWLFW
- a CDS encoding PEP-CTERM sorting domain-containing protein; amino-acid sequence: MKRLTAIFATLALTLMLTSVAQANFLGMDSGDSTYLWNFSMSQQITNGSGAQYANIDTSSPGAAIAGIQANLDAGNAMYLWGVYDVNQVSDTGVDPATYNWVKTADTPQSVTGVFWGLRIARVEYEGATPTALLFTGGHSALYSGGTVNAAFAAPGADFDMTDGNLNLSWFETFYGTSRALGEQFATFDFDEGILPGYTQLAQFSGGTSATQSQGTFFGSVTSNNNFSELIDSNAYNNGESDIYGAVNVQSGTGGWDFAAQSGELNMTTVPEPSTFLLIGLGMIGCFAYARRRRNNA